The stretch of DNA CAAATTACTGCCTTAATTTCACTCATTTGGATTTGTTGATTTTACTAATAACCCAGTATAGTCTCAACATCTTTTGAAGTACTCAAGCCTTAAGAGTTACTTTGAATTAATTTAGTAAAATCGAAGCTAAATAGAAATGATTAGATTAGCTTGATTATCAATTAACCTGGGTTGCTGATCAGAACTAATTGCACTATATTGCTGAAAATAATTTCTGAGAATTGGTGGAAAATTAGGAAAATCAAAACAAGTATCTCCTTGAGCAATATCTGCCCAAAAATAACGCAACTGCTCTACATATTCTTTCGCTTCTAAAAGAGATAAATTTAAAGGTGGTGAAGTTAATAATTTGATCATAAACGGATGAGAGCGATCGCCAAGCCATTCTCTAGAAATCTGAGGTAAATTGTCCCAACCAGCAACAGACTTAATTCGATGAGATTCAATTTGTAAATGTAAGGAATCACGTTTCTGAATTTGAACCACACGATAGGGATGGGGATAACTAACTAACGAACCAGTACAAATTTCGTAGCTATCTTTAAATGAAGCCACATCTTGAATGTGCAAATGACCAGTAAAAAGCAGTTTTACGCTATATTTACTTAATATTTTCAATAAGTCTGGTGCATTAGACAACATATACCGTTTTCCTAGAGAATGCTGGGATTGTCCTGGTAAATGTTCGATCACGTTGTGATGAATCATTACTAGTATCAGTCGCTCGGAAACTTGTTGTAAAGTATTTTGAAGCCAACTTAACTGTTTTTGGTCTAAATAACCAATTTGTTGACCTTCTGCATCAAATTGATTGGAATTCAGGGCAATTAGTTGGACTCCTGGTAAAATTTCCTTGGTGTAATAAAGTTCTGAACAATTTTGATAACCACAAGCTTGATAATAACTAGGAAAATCGTTAAATCCAATCGAATTATTTGTTGCCAATAAAGTAGGAACATCGTGGTTACCTGGAATAACATACAC from Stanieria cyanosphaera PCC 7437 encodes:
- a CDS encoding metallophosphoesterase family protein, which gives rise to MNLDFRFGIISDLHIAVPETINNHAHRFHLVEVSIPALEQALEHLATLEIDFLLLPGDLTQDGEPENHQWLSSRLKQLPFPVYVIPGNHDVPTLLATNNSIGFNDFPSYYQACGYQNCSELYYTKEILPGVQLIALNSNQFDAEGQQIGYLDQKQLSWLQNTLQQVSERLILVMIHHNVIEHLPGQSQHSLGKRYMLSNAPDLLKILSKYSVKLLFTGHLHIQDVASFKDSYEICTGSLVSYPHPYRVVQIQKRDSLHLQIESHRIKSVAGWDNLPQISREWLGDRSHPFMIKLLTSPPLNLSLLEAKEYVEQLRYFWADIAQGDTCFDFPNFPPILRNYFQQYSAISSDQQPRLIDNQANLIISI